In a single window of the Cucumis melo cultivar AY chromosome 11, USDA_Cmelo_AY_1.0, whole genome shotgun sequence genome:
- the LOC103497989 gene encoding uncharacterized protein LOC103497989, with translation MAEARNGDRSEETDYTSEDEGTEDYRRGGYHAVRVGDTFKNGCYVVQSKLGWGHFSTVWLAWDTQKSRYVALKVQKSAQHYTEAALDEIKILKQIAEGDIEDKKCVVKLLDHFKHSGPNGQHVCMVFEYLGDNLLTLIKYADYRGIPLHMVKEICFHILVGLDYLHRKLSIIHTDLKPENVLLPSMMDPSKDPRKSGNPLILPNSKNKTSTSSDASNDVKSYNGDLTKNQKKKIRKRAKKAAQGRLEKETVEEDIDEEDPARAGTEDLDNGVKLNGGTTKTHKDGAVNDADTKNADDLKDAGPGKKGQRKMSRETRRRLLAAADLKCKLVDFGNACWTYKQFTNDIQTRQYRCPEVILGSKYSTPADMWSFACICFELATGDVLFDPHSGDNYERDEDHLALMMELLGVMPRKIALGGRYSRDYFNRYGELRHIRQLRFWPLNKVLTEKYDFSEQDANDMAEFLTPLLDFAPEKRPTAAQCLSHTWLSSVPRNLECSVSSHQNQPVDQPASIKVSEKDEREAMEIGMGNIAIDGTSKSTSSKLT, from the exons ATGGCGGAGGCTCGGAACGGCGATCGGAGCGAGGAAACTGATTACACATCGGAAGACGAAGGGACTGAGGATTACAGGCGAGGAGGGTATCATGCTGTTCGTGTTGGGGATACTTTTAAGAATGGTTGTTATGTTGTTCAAAGCAAGCTCGGTTGGGGTCATTTTTCCACTGTGTGGTTAGCTTGGGACACTCAGAAATcg CGTTATGTAGctttgaaagttcaaaagagCGCTCAGCATTACACTGAAGCTGCGTTGGATGAGATTAAGATTCTTAAGCAGATTGCAGAGGGAGATATAGAAGACAAGAAGTGTGTTGTGAAGCTTTTGGATCATTTCAAGCACTCTGGCCCAAACGGGCAGCATGTTTGTATGGTTTTTGAGTACCTTGGAGACAACTTATTGACTCTTATTAAGTATGCTGATTACAGAGGGATTCCTCTACACATGGTGAAGgaaatttgttttcatatttTAGTGGGATTAGATTACTTGCATCGGAAGCTTTCAATTATACATACAGATTTAAAGCCAGAGAATGTATTGCTTCCTTCTATGATGGATCCATCTAAAGATCCTAGAAAATCAGGAAATCCTCTCATCCTTCCAAACAGTAAGAATAAAACTTCGACTAGTTCTGATGCTTCAAATGATGTTAAGAGCTACAATGGAGACCTTACCAAGAACCAGAAAAAGAAGATAAGGAAACGAGCTAAGAAGGCAGCCCAGGGGCGATTGGAGAAGGAAACTGTTGAAGAAGACATAGATGAAGAAGACCCTGCAAGAGCTGGCACAGAAGATTTAGATAATGGGGTTAAATTAAATGGCGGTACAACCAAAACTCATAAAGATGGTGCTGTGAATGATGCTGATACAAAAAATGCTGATGATTTGAAGGATGCTGGGCCAGGAAAGAAAGGTCAGAGGAAAATGAGCCGAGAAACAAGACGGAGACTGCTGGCAGCTGCTGATCTTAAGTGCAAGCTGGTTGATTTTGGAAATGCATGTTGGACATACAAGCAATTTACTAATGATATTCAGACACGGCAGTATAGATGTCCTGAGGTTATTCTTGGATCTAAATATTCGACACCAGCAGATATGTGGTCATTTGCTTGCATTTGTTTTGAGTTGGCCACTGGTGATGTTCTTTTTGATCCACACAGTGGTGACAATTATGAAAGGGATGAG gACCATTTAGCATTGATGATGGAGCTTCTTGGGGTGATGCCCCGCAAG ATTGCATTAGGCGGTCGGTACTCGAGGGACTACTTCAACAGATATGGAGAGTTGAGGCATATTCGTCAGTTGCGCTTTTGGCCTCTGAATAAGGTGCTGACTGAGAAGTACGATTTCAGCGAGCAAGATGCTAACGACATGGCAGAGTTTCTTACTCCTTTATTGGATTTTGCACCTGAAAAGAGACCAACAGCAGCACAATGTCTTAGCCATACTTGGCTCAGTTCTGTCCCAAGAAATCTCGAGTGTTCTGTATCAAGCCATCAAAATCAGCCGGTAGATCAACCTGCTTCTATAAAAGTAAGTGAGAAGGATGAAAGAGAAGCCATGGAGATTGGAATGGGAAACATAGCTATCGATGGAACTTCAAAATCCACCTCATCGAAATTGACGTGA